In Candidatus Wallbacteria bacterium, the following are encoded in one genomic region:
- a CDS encoding rhodanese-like domain-containing protein: MKSFSPRKLFVIFLVSFTAGMILKGFTYQALKLKSAHEITVNEAKAIIDSNLENSNFMLLDVRTLAEYQQGHLKNAVNIDYYADFAEKIKTLNKDFSYVLYCRSGKRGKAAMDAMSGAGFAETYNMLGGILQWQAEGNPVVTTENPGRAAEISTADAADKIAAGNILLLDVRTTDEFKVSHLQNAVNLDYYDQNFSAKLETLDKTKSYIVYCRSGVRGGKAAEIMKKLGFAEAFNMVGGILKWQEEGRPVVTGN; the protein is encoded by the coding sequence ATGAAAAGTTTTAGTCCCAGAAAGCTGTTTGTGATCTTTCTTGTGTCATTCACTGCAGGAATGATTTTGAAGGGTTTCACTTATCAAGCGCTTAAACTCAAGTCAGCCCATGAAATAACGGTAAACGAAGCCAAAGCCATCATTGATTCCAACCTGGAGAATTCGAATTTCATGCTGCTGGATGTCAGAACACTTGCGGAATACCAGCAGGGACATCTCAAGAACGCTGTAAATATCGATTATTATGCCGACTTCGCAGAAAAAATCAAAACCTTGAACAAGGATTTCAGTTATGTGCTTTACTGCCGCAGCGGTAAAAGAGGCAAGGCTGCCATGGATGCCATGTCAGGAGCCGGTTTCGCCGAAACTTACAACATGCTCGGCGGGATCCTGCAGTGGCAGGCCGAAGGGAATCCTGTGGTCACAACGGAAAATCCGGGCAGAGCAGCCGAAATTTCCACAGCCGATGCAGCTGATAAAATCGCGGCAGGGAACATACTGCTGCTTGATGTGCGCACTACCGACGAATTTAAGGTCAGCCATCTTCAGAATGCCGTTAATCTGGATTATTACGATCAGAATTTCTCCGCCAAACTGGAAACTCTGGATAAGACGAAATCTTACATAGTTTACTGCCGCAGCGGCGTACGCGGCGGAAAAGCTGCGGAAATCATGAAAAAGCTCGGATTTGCCGAAGCCTTCAACATGGTCGGCGGAATCCTGAAATGGCAGGAAGAAGGCAGGCCGGTTGTGACAGGAAATTAA